A window of Funiculus sociatus GB2-C1 genomic DNA:
TGCAGTTGGCAACTCAAGTAGGTCTTGCGCTGAACCAAGCAACTCTCGTAGAACAGATTCAAACTTTGCTGGCAGCTCAAGAGGAAGCTACCCGTCAACAAGCTGAAAATGCCCAACAGCAAAGGTTAGCGAAGGAAGCCCTACAAAGACGGGCGCTGGAACTGCTCTTGGAAGTAGATCCGGTGAGTAAAGGCGACCTTACCATTCGGGCGCAAGTGACTGAGGATGAAATCGGCACTATTGCTGACTCCTATAATGCGACGATCTCTAGCTTGCGGAAAATCGTCAATCAGGTGCAAACCGCCGCTAAACAAGTGACAGCAACTACCAGTAGTAATGAAGTTTCTGTCCAAGAGCTATCGACAGAAGCCCTGCGGCAAACTGAAGAAATTTTAGCGGCGCTGGATCGAATTCAGGAAATGTCCAGCTCAATTCGAGCGGTTGCCGCTAATGCTGAACAAGCGGAGGCTGCTGTGCAACAAGCTACCCAAATTGTGAAAGAAGGTGACGCTGCCATGAACCGGACGGTGAACGGAATTTTGGCAATTCGGGAAACCGTAGCAGAAACCTCTAAAAAGGTCAAGCGTTTGGGCGAATCTTCGCAAAAGATTTCCAAAGTGGTGAACCTAATTGGCACCTTTGCTGCCCAAACCAACTTGTTGGCGTTGAATGCTTCTATCGAAGCTGCCCGCGCTGGAGAAGAAGGTCGAGGCTTTGCTGTGGTTGCGGATGAAGTGCGATCGCTTGCTCGACAATCTGCGGCAGCAACGGCTGAAATTGAAAAGTTGGTAGCAGGCATTCAGGCGGAAACTAATGAGGTGGTTGCAGCGATGGAATCTGGCACCGAGCAGGTGGTAACAGGTACGAAGCTGGTGGATGAAGCCCGCCAGAACCTGAATAAAATTACTGCTGCCAGTGTCCAGATCAGCTCCTTGGTGGAGGCGATCGCTCAAGCTGCGGCGGTGCAGTCCAAAGCTTCCGATGAAGTTACTCAAACAATGAGCAACGTAGCAGCGATCGCCAATAAAACTTCAACAGGAGCTACTGAAGTATCCGCCTCCTTTAAGGAACTGCTGGCGTTGGCTCAAGAACTGCAAGCTAACGTTGGTAAATTCAAAGTGCAATAAGGGTTGAGAGTTGAAAGGTTGAAGGTTATCCCATAGTTGAAAGTTGAAAGGTTGAAGGTTTTAAATAGTTGAGGGTTGAAGGTTTCAATGTTGAAGGTTCAAAAGCCAACCTGCAACCTACAACCTTCTAACCTGCAACCTACAACCTTCTAACTTGCAACCTTCTAACTTGCAACCTACAACCTTCTAACCTGTAACCTTCAACCGTTTAAAATCTTCAACTCTTTGATATGGCGATCGACTCTGATATCCGCGACCAAGCCTATCAGTTTTTTATTCAAGAAGCTTCAGAACTGTTGCAACTAATTGAAGCCGAGTTGCTGACACTGAAGACAGAGCGCAGTACCCCTAAAGTTCACAACCTAATGCGTGCCGCCCACTCAATAAAAGGTGGAGCTGCTTGCGTGGGACTGGAAACAATCAAAATCTTAGCTCACCGCCTAGAAGATTTCTTTAAAGCACTCTACAACGAGGAAATTCAGATTGATGATGAATTAGAAACCTTGCTGTTGCAGGCTTATGATTGTCTCCGCCTGCCTTTAATGGATGAAATTACCACTGGTTATTTCAATCCAGAGCAGGCAATGGCAATAGCAGAACCTGTGTTTGCACAAATTGAGGGGCAATTAGGAGATTTTCTGGGAGGAGAAGACCCCATTCTCAATCCAGTTGAATTGGGAATAGATATTACCTTATCTATATTTGAAGTGGACGTAGCGCAGGAACTGGATCGCCTTACCAATGTTGTGATCTATCCTGAAGGCAACGAAGTAGCGGGAGAATTACGTGCAATAGCAGATGTATTTACCGGAATAGCAGAACTATTGAATCTGCCAGGATTTGGAGCGATCGCCCAAACTACTATAGCGGCTCTCAATGCTCATCCAGAGCAAACTCTACAAATTGCACAACTAGCATTAGCTGATTTTAAGGCAGGTAGGGAAGCAGTGCTGGCAGGCGATCGCGCTGAAGGCGGTGTCCCCTCCCCTGCTTTAGCACAACTTGCTGTACCCACACCCACGGTACTTACAGTAGCAGAGCTACTTACTCAAGAGAAGACAACAGAGGCAATTCCTTCTGTGGATGAACTTTTTGGAATCTTTGACCTGACATCCCAGACGAAAGAACTAACAACCCGCTCCAATATTGATGTATCAGATACGATTTCCGTCACCTCACCAGAGGAAGTCCATGCGATCGTTTTAGTTCCTCAAGAAGAAGAGATATTAACTCCGATTCTTTCTGTGGATGAGATTTTGGCTCTCTCTGCCTCGCCACCCAAAACTACAGAGATTTCCCAGGTTTCTAAAAGTAGCAAATCAGACTGGAGTGCGGTTCTTTCAACAGAAGATAATTTTCTAGGAAGTGACTTATTGATTCAAGAGGAAACTATTGATTTCACCTATTCTTTAGAAGAGCTCATTGATGATTTTCTGTCTAGCCAGCAATCTCCAGAAAATTCAAATTTATTGGAAGTTGAAGAATTAGAGCTAATGACGATTGCAACAGAAGAAGTTTCAGAAAGTGATTTAATAATTCAAAAAAGTATATTTGATGAAGTTCATTGCTTAGAAGAATATTTAATTAACGGTTTTTCAGAATTACCAAATACAGAAATTGCAGATATAGTTGGTGTAAAAACTTCTAATGACATCACTACAGAAGAGCAAATTACTAAAATAGAGCTAGCCAAAGAAGAAACTGAGTTGGTTAGAATTCCGCCGCTTCCAGCCACCCCAGTTTCTACACCACCTCAAGAACTGTATTCGGACTTAGTTGAAGCGCCATCCCCAGATAAAATTAAAAATTTAGTTAAATCAATTGAGCAGGTATTTGACAGTTTGCCTCTGGTAGAAGAGTTTCCTGCTACTTATATCGCACAAAAAGACTCTTTAAAGGAAGTTTCTAATATAACTACTCCCAATTCTGAATTGGGGGATACTGCCAACAATCAAAAATCTAACCTTCCCGTACTCCCATTAACCAAATCCGCCCGCCAAAATCCAAAAACGATTCTTGAGCCTGCTGTCCAAGAAAACAATGAAGCCACTTCATCTCCCACAAATCCGACCCATCACCTTTCCGTCAGAGTTGATCTAGATCGGCTAGAACGAATGAATAATTTGGTGGGTGAATTATCCATCAATCGAAATAGCCTTTCTCTACAAAATGAGCAATTGCAGGGGACTGTTCAAGAGCTGCTGCGTCGGTTGGGGAAATTTCAGGAACTAGCAAATCATCTTCGCGATTTATCAGACGAGATGCTAGTAGCTCCTTCGAGGGTGCTGTTAGCTGAGCGGCACGAAGTTCGTGACCAGACACGAAAGCTGACTCAGGGAAAGAAAGATTTATCTCTAAACTTTAAAATTTCAGGGGAAGGCAAAGAATCCTTACTCAGCAATGCCAGTTCGCTCAACGGCGGCAACCCACCCACGCGGCTGGCTCCTCAGGACGCACTTCGTGCTGAGGAGCTAACAACACTCAGCACTCAAACTGAGTTTGACTCTCTAGAGATGGACAGCTATGGAGAACTGCACTCCCTGCTGCAAGACACTCTTGAAGAAATGGCGCAACTCGAAGAAATAGTGGGTGACGTTGCACTGCTAGCTGGGCAATCCAGCCAGACTATAGAAAGCCAACGTCAAATGGTCACACATCTGCGGGACGATCTGATGTGGGCGCGGATGCTTCCCCTTGGTGAAGTTTTGACTCGCTATCCTCGCACATTACGCGACTTATCCACAACTTACGATAAACCAGTCGATCTGAAATTGAGCGGGACAGGAGTTTTAGTTGATAAAGCAGTCTTGGAAAAACTCTACGACCCTTTATTGCACTTACTTCGTAATGCCTTCGATCATGGCATTGAGCCACCAGAAGTGCGCCGTCAGCAAAAAAAACCGGAGCGGGGTCAGATTGAAATTCGCGCCTACCACCAAGGAAGTCAAACCGTTATTGAAGTGCGGGATGACGGTCAAGGCATCAATTTGGAACGCATCCGCAATCGAGCAGTAGATTTAGGGTTGCTGTCATCAAAACAACTAGCTACAACTCCGACAGATCAACTCTTTGATTTGTTATACGAGCCAGGATTTTCAACAGCAACTCAAGTGAGCGAACTTTCTGGTCGAGGAGTTGGCTTGGATGTGGTGCGATCGCAATTGCGATCGCTCAAAGGCACGGTCACGGTGACATCTACTCTCGGACGAGGTACCACCTTTACCTTACGCATCCCACTGACGCTGACTATTGCCAAATTACTCGTTGGTTTGGTGGGTTCAACTGCCTATGCCTTACCCTCTGACAGCATCGAAGAAATTTTAATTCCTAAATCTGACCAGGTGAAGCGATCTGGGAAACAGAGATTCTTGCACTGGAGGAAGCGAATTGTCCCTGTCTATCATTTATCTGAACTACTAGATTATGCAGTTCCATTGCCGGAATCAATCCCTAGCCAAGCATTGGTAGCCGTTCCTTCTCCAGAAGATTGGGCATCACCGATGCTGCTGCTGCGCCAAGATAATCAATTTCTAGCTTTAGAAATCGACCGCTTAGTCACAGAGCAAGAACTGGTAATTAAACCCTTTGGTGGAGCGATCGCGCCTCCGAGTTATATCTATGGCTGCACTATTTTAGGGGATGGTAGTTTGATTCCAGTGATTGATGGCGCAACTCTTATCAACCAGTTTATTGGGCAAGGTCAGAATGCGCTTGTCACTACCACTTTACCCGATTTGCCAGCTTCTACCCCAATTAAAACTGCATTGACTGATAAAACTAAGGTATCAACCAATACTGCCAAATCTCCCCTAGTTTTAATCGTAGATGACTCAATCGCTTTGCGACAAACCTTAGCCTTGACTCTGCAAAAAGTAGGTTATAGAGTTTTGCAAGCAAGAGATGGTCGCGAAGCTATCGAACACTTGCAGCAAAACTCAAGCATCCAAATGGTAGTTTGTGATATTGAAATGCCTAATATGAATGGCTTTGAATTTCTCAACCATCGTCGTCAAGAACCACTGCTATCAAAAATTCCAGTTATCATGCTGACGAGTCGCAGCAGTGATAAACACCGACAACTAGCGGCTCACTTGGGAGCCAGCGCCTACTTCACCAAGCCTTACTTAGATCAAGAATTTTTAGCAGCAATCAAAACTCTTATTGACAAAGAGGGTAGTAGGTAATTGGTAACTATCCCTCCCCTCTCTTTTTCTCCCTCTCCCACTCAGCCAAGAGCAATGAGTAATCAACCGGAAACAACATTAGACGCTTCCCATGCTGCACCTTCTCTCAAAGTGCTTGTCTTTAGTATGGGTAGCCTAAACTTGGCTTTGCGCGTTGAGTTAGTCTACAAAGTCCTCAATTCTACGCCCATTTATGGTGGTGGTGTCAATGGAGTGGGGATTGTCCATATGGGCGATCGCGAAGTTACTGTTTTGAATCTACAGCAGCGATTATTTCAATCCTCTAACACTAACGAAAACTATAAACAAGGCTACCTAATCGTTATCCAAAATACAGTAGGTGAACTTTATGGTATCCCCGTTGAAACCGTCCCAGCTTTGATGGATGTACCATTATCCAGCATCCGAGTTTTACCAGAATCTTTCCGTAACTCTGATACTCTTGGGATAGCCAGTCATGTCGCTGTCATTTGTCAATTAGAGACTAATCTAACCTTATTTTTGTTAGATGTTGATAGTACAACCAAACTTTCTTGAGGAATATAGTTACCAATGGGCGCTCTCAAATTCGCTTAAAAATGGACAGCACTGTCTCTGTGAGTGTTTACCTTGCGGTTGATGTCTGTTCAGGACAGAATTGGATGTAAATAAAGTAATTAAATCCAGCAACTTCGACAAACACGGATGATTGACCATAACCGCTTGTTTAAAGAACTCCTTACCACCTTTTTTGTGGAGTTCATAGACTTATTTTTGCCAGATGTAGTAACTTATCTAGAATGCAATTCGATAGAGTTTTTAGATAAAGAGGTCTTTACTGATGTAACCGCTGGAGAACGTTATGAAGCTGATTGAATCGTCAAGGCTCAATTTCGAGGTCAGGAATCTTTTTTCCTAATTCATGTAGAGAACCAAGGACAACATCAAACTAATGGCAAGCGGATGTTCCGCTATTTCTCTCGCTTGTCTGAAAAATTCGACTTGCCTGTGTACCCTGTGGTGGTGTTTTCCTATAACAGCCCCAAAACTCCAGAACCTAATGTTTATGAGGTAGCATTTCCTAATAAAGTTGTTTTGCAGTTCAAGTATGATGTCATTTAGCTAAATCAGCTTAATTGGCGAGATTTTGTGCGGCAACCCAATCCAGTTGCTAGTGCGTTAATGGCGAAAATGAACATTGCTATGTCAAGATAGAAAAAATCTGTGCTGCTGAAAGCTTCATTATTTATAAATACTTGACGATGACTCGCACGCGAACATTATTTCAGAACTCCCTCAAATTGGCTGGTGCTGCTGTCCTTATCCTTAGCTTGGTGGCGTGTGAAGCTATTTTTGGCCCTCCCACGTACCCAGTTAACAACGTTAGCGATGGGGATACTATTAATGTGAAGGATGGCGGTGGGAAAAACATCAGCGTGCGCTTTGCTTGCGTGGATGCTCCAGAAATTCCTCACACCAAAAAGGAAAAGGAAAGCAAAAAAACAGCGGACAAAAACCAATTTCAGTGGGGATTTAAAGCGCAGCAGCGTTTGCAAGAACTGGTAAAACAAGGTGGCGATCGCGTCCGCTTAACTATCACCGATACTGACCAGTATGGGCGCAAAGTGAGTGAGGTGCGCCTGCCTGATGGCACTTTTGTTCAAGAAGTTCTGGTCAAAGAAGGGCTGGTGCTGGTGTATCGCGAATACATAAAAGATTGTCCCAGTGCGGCTATTGTTGAGCAAGCAGAAGCTGAGGCAAAAAAGGCGAGACGCGGTGTCTGGCGAGACACAAAATTTGTGGAACCTTGGGACTGGCGGAGTGCAAGTAAATAGCGGAATCTGCCCACACCTTGAAGGGTGGGGCTACACAAACTTGCGTCCGCCTGCGCGGACTAAGAGAAAAATGAAGCATTCTGAAACCTGCCGGGGGTAGGTTTTGTTTGAATAGCCGGGATTTCATGGGCAATAGCTATTCAAAATCTTCTTCGGCGTACTCAGATTGCAGCTGCCTGTTGCCACGCGACCAGAAAAGAGGCGCGATCGCACCACCAATTGCTCCCACACCAGCGCTAAAAGCCAGCACAACGCCTACTGGCATCTGAATTGACTCAAATGTAAAAAATTTCAGCGACACTGATGTGGCGTTCTGCACGGCAAGGATGGCGATCGCGCCCGCCCAAATCGCTAAAATTATGGATGTGAGTAAATTGGTAAAGGTTTTCATTGATTTTGTTAAACCTTGATTTACCCTAGATAGGGCGTCTCGCCTGCCATTATAAAACAGGACAGAAACCTGTTTTACGAATATTAAGAAAGGCAAGACACCTGTTCTACGGATATTAAGAAAAGTCCCGGATCGCGGACACTCCTAACTCTTCCTTTCGCCTAAACTTTTGCTGGTTCCAACTTGTTAATCGTTTGTTCCATTTGTTGAGCGATTTGGCTTTGTTTTTCGGGAGAGTTTGTTTCCAGATAAACGCGCATCAGTGGTTCTGTACCTGAGGGACGCAAGAGTACCCAACTGCCATCTTCCAGGTAAAGTTTGATGCCGTCTTTGCGCCCTACTTCTTTGACTTTAATTCCCGCAACTTCTGTTGGGGGATTTTTGGTGAAAGAATCGATGACAGCGGCTTTGTGGGCATCCTCTAAGTGCAAGTCTAGGCGTTGGTTGTACAGAGGGCCATCAGCTTCAGCGATCGCTTCTTCTACCAGTTGTGACAGTGGCTTACCTTCGTAGGCGATCGCTTCTGCCACTAGCATATCGGCTAAAATTCCATCTTTTTCGGGAATATGTCCGACAATGCTCAGTCCGCCTGATTCTTCACCGCCAATCAGCACCTGCGTCTCGCGCATTTTCTCGCCGATGTATTTGAAGCCGACAGCAGTTTCGTAGATTTCCAAACCGTATTTTGCAGCAAAGTTATCTAGCAGGTGGGTAGTAGCAACTGTACGAACAATCGCCCCAGTTTTGCCTTTATTTTTGATCAGGTGACGCGCCAGCAATAGCAGCACAGTGTTAGGTGTCAGCACATTGCCTTGTTCGTCTACAATACCGAAGCGATCGCTATCTCCATCCGTCGCCAAACCCAAATCCGCTTGATCGCGGCGTACCGCTTCGACCAGTTCCTCCAGCTGTTCCCCTTTCGGTTCTGGCATTCCGCCGCCAAATAGGACATCGCGGTGTGTGTGGAATGACTCAATTTCGCAACCGCAGTGTTCTAACACGGTATCCAAATATCCGCGAGAGGTGGAGTACAGAGCATCGTACTTCACATTCAGTCCGGCGCTCTTGATTCGCTCTACATCCAGCAGCGTGTAAATAAACTGGAGATAATCTGGCTTCGGGTCAAAGGTAGAAATTTTATCGGTATTTTTGCCCGAAGCCGGCTCATCTGATGCCCCTTCAATATTGGCTACAATCGTGTCTGTAATTTCCGGAGTAGCTGGGCCAGCATAGTCGGGGATATACTTAATGCCGCAATAGGGTGCAGGGTTGTGAGAAGCGGTGAACATCAGCGCCCCTGCTGAGTTGAGAATTTTAGCGTTGTAAGCAATTACTGGAGTCGGACAATCCCGATCGACAATTTTTACTGTCCAGCCTAAGTCTACAAGAACTTCAGCAGCAGTACGGGCAAACTGGTCAGCTAGAAAACGGGTATCGTAAGCAATTAAAACTGGTCGGTCTTTAGAATAGGCGGTTTCGAGATAACTAGCGATCGCCCGCGTTACCTTACACACATTGGAGAAGGTAAAGTCCGAAGCGATAATTCCCCGCCATCCATCGGTGCCAAACTTAATTTTATTGGAACTGCTGGCTACACTCATCTTGACCACTTCCTCTTTATTCCACCTAAATACTACAAGACACCCATCGCTTTGAGATGTCGCCGCCAATCACAAATAAGTGTGTTTACACAAGTTATTTGAATTTGACGGTAGAAAATCCGGATGGATCTGAGAATACGATAGAATTTACCCTTAATTTCAAACAAGAGTACCAATCAGGTGTCAATTGCCCTAGCAAATGGTAAATTAGCTGCAACAGCAATATGAGTAATACGCGATCGCATCGCTTCCTCGTATGGGGAAAATCATCTCAAGAGGAGTTCTAAGCCATTGTGAGCCAGACTGACACCCCTACCCTACAAACACTTCAAGTTGACGTAACTCGCCTGCGCGAAGAGTTGCAAATGCGAGACCAATTGGTTCAGCAGCTGTCTCAAGAACTATTCCGGCTGGTTAAGGGCAATGCCAACTTTATGCCCAAGCCGGAAGTTTCTGAGCGTCACATGGCTCAGATGAGAGCGCTGCGAGAACAACTGCAAGAAGTTGAACAGCAGGTAACTTTTTATCAAGAGCAGATTACTTCCCGCGATACGGAAATTTATCAATTGCGGCAGTCGGTACAGGAATTAACTGACCGTAGCCGGATGTTAGAGCAGGTGGTACAGGAGTTACCGCAAATTTATAAACAGAAATTTGCTGAACGCATGGCACCAGTCCGGGAGAAAGTGGCGATGCTGCAACGGGAAAACCGTCAACTCCACGCGGAGTTGCAAAGTGTCAGCTATCGTCTAGCGATAAGAACCCGCCGCACGACAACAACGGGCATTGATTTGCCTAGTTTCCCCCGCATGGGTAATGCTCCTGGCCCTATTCCTACCTTTGGTCATGCGTAAAGTTCTGATTGTGGTTGATGCGGAGGTTGATGAAACTGGGGCAATAATCGCAGCATCGCCCACAACAGCGCAAATGGTGTCCGCGCTTAAGGCAAATAGCCTGACGATAGGCGCAACCGCCCAAACAAAGCCCGCTTTTGCGGGCTTACAAAACCAAGCAGAAGCGCTAGTAGTAAGCACTCAGTGGTTAATTATCAACAAACAACTGACCAGTGACAACAAACTAATTTGGTGTCCTTTGACGTTGAATTTACCGGAAAATTTGGATTTTCCAGCTCAGAGCGTCTACAATGCTTGCCGCGATGTAACAGGTTTGCGCCAGCTGGTTGAGCAATTAGGATACGCCACAGGTGTCGGAAATTTCTGGTTAGCAGTGGTTCTCACCGCGAAAGGGCCGCTCTACAGCGAGGTAATTGGTAAAGATGAGGTGAGTGAAGGCTTAAAATACCGGATGCCTGTGCATCTATCGGACTCGCAGCGTCAGCCACTTTACCAGCTAGGGTATAAGCTGCTGCAATATTTATCAGCTCCACCAAGCGTTTATTTATTACAGTTCGGGTTTAGCGATCAAAATCTGGTTTTTGACCGACTTTTGCCGTTTCCAGCTCCAAGCGCGATCGCCAGCATCGGCATCCAAAAGCCAGATTTATTTGTTTGTCACTGGCACTGCTTGACTGGGCAGCCAATTTATGATCTAGAAATCATCCCAACAAAATTATAAAAATGTCAAGCGATCGCTCCCTGTAGGCTACTGAGTATGGATTCCGTGCAGTTTAATTCCAATAAATACGGCTTAGCACTCCACACCAGCAGCCCCGAACTGGGTTTAGCCTTAAGCAATTTTGCGGGAAATTCGCGTTCTTCTACCTGGGATTTAGGGCGGGATTTATCAAGTCATTTACATCAACATCTAGCTGAGTTCATGCAGCCCCAAACGTGGGCAGATTTGGCGTTTATTGCCGTAGCAATTGGCCCCGGTAGTTTCACCAGCACTCGCATCGGTGTCGTCACTGCCCGTACACTAGGGCAACAGTTGAATATTCCCGTGTTTGCCATTTCCACCTTGGCAGCTGTTGCTTGGTCGCATTTAGGATTAGCAAAGGACAACGGAAAAAATGCGATCGCTATCCAGATGCCAGCCCAACGCGGTCAATTATTTGCCGCCATTTATCAAGTTTCCCCATCCGGTTCAGGACTTACCCAATTGTTGCCAGATACGGTGCTAACACCGACAGCATGGCACCAAACCCTAGAAACGCAGTCTAATACCTCCTATCAGCTAATTGACATCCCTGCTGGCGGTGGACTGGGTGATTCAGTTTCCAGCGTATTAGAACTTGCCTATCTAGATTGGCAAAAAGAAAAGCGCCCCCACTGGTCGGAAGCGCTACCGTTTTATGGTCAACATCCAGTTGAAGACAAACCAGCTGGGTAGGTCTAACAACAACCCCAACCAAAAATAATCACCAAATCTGATTCTGATAAAGATGTCTCAAGCAACTTGCTTGAATACTTAGAACTACCGCCGCAAACTCCGGGGATCGAGGGCATCCCGCAAACCATCTCCCAGCAAATTAAACGCCAACACCGTGAGGATAATCAACAGCGCCGGAGGCCAGATCAACCAAGGCTGCAACACTAAAATTGAAGCATTAGTCGCCAACGACAGCATATTTCCCCAAGAAGGGTCGGGCTGCTGAATGCCAAGCCCAATCAAACTGAGTACCGATTCTGCCACGATAAACCCAGGCACCGCCAGCGTTGCTGAGATAATTATGTAAGTAGCTGTCTGCGGCAAAACGTGACGCACAATAATGTAAAGTGGTTTCGCGCCCATTGCTCGTGCGGCTTGCACAAATTCTCGCTCTTTAATTGATAGCACCTGTCCCCGAATCACCCGCGCTAACCCAGCCCAGCCGATGAACGAGGTAATCAGCACAATCAACAAAAACCGCTGGGCGCTGCTGAGGCCAAGTGGCAGCACTGCGGCAAGGGAAACTAGCAGATACAGGCTGGGAATGGTCATCAGCACTTCCACGGCACGCATTAAAATGCCGTCAACCCAGCCACCGACGTAGCCAGAAATCCCCCCCGCTAACATACCCAGTGGGAAGGAAATGATAATTCCCACTAAGCCGATGCTGAGGCTTATTCTGCCACCATGCAGCAGGCGGCTGAACTGATCGCGCCCCTGTTCATCGGTGCCTAATAAGTTCAGTTTGCCTTCTCCAACAGCGCCGAAGAGGTGCCAATCCAAAGGAATGCCCGGAAATATTTCTACCTCATCAAATTTGGGCGGCAATGGCAGGCGCAGCTGAAACAGTTGGTATTTTGCTCCCCGGACAAAAAAGCGTACTGGTGACGGTTTTTGGAAGTTTACAGTTAATTTGCGATCGCCTGTCTCGATATCTGTTGGCCCCTGAGTCGTAGGATAAACGTGAGGCCCAATAAACTCTCCTGCTTGGTTGCGCCAGTATATCTTGGTAGGTTCCAACAAGGAAGTATTTGGCTGCACGTCACACAGGCCATTAGACAGGTCATAAGTGTCACACGGACGGTAAGGAGCCACAAAATCAGCGAAAATTACTGCTAAATAGAAAACTATCAGCAACACAGCCCCTGATCTTGCCAAGGGATTATTTTTTAATTTTTGCCACCAGTTCATAAAGTTATGAGTTATAAATTATGAGTTCTGAATTAAATGATAAGCCAGTATCTAGAATTTCATAGTTTATTCTGATTCCTAACTTATAGCCGTTCTCGGTTGATTTAAATACAGTCGGAACCTTTCCCCCAAGCCCCTTCCCACCTCTCCCTATTCCTCCCCTACCAGGCGAGGGTAAAGGAAAATTTTGTTCTTGGAAGGGGGCTAATTTGAAAGCCTCTCTCCGGAATTGGAGAGAGGTTTAAAGAGGTCAAAATTGTACCGCATACCAATGAGAGCCGCTATATTTGCTTTTAACTCAAAATTCAAAACTTAAAACTCTTACCTAAGCTGCCCCTCCAGTTGTCTCCGCTCATCTTCAGCACTTTCGTGTTCAACAACAAACACATTCGAGTAGAGGTTAGCAATGATTTGTTTACCTTGCTGTGTTAGCTGTAAGTAACGGAGCGCATCCTGAATATACGGGAATACTCCATGCCAGTAAAACTTGGGATAGTTCCGCCGCAAATCTCCCGGATGCTTATAATTCAGGGCTTTATTCACGCCCGTTTCTTCAAACTCATAATACAGCGCCCCGATTTTCTTTAGATAGCGGGGATCGCTGAGCTGACCAATCAAGTCAGAGGCACGAACCAAGCCTGGATAATTGACAGTATCTTGATGATCCTCTGCTGTTGGCACCGGGAAACGGGTTAGTTCGATATTGTGCTTTATCACCTCAGCGTCAATCAGCTTATGACCGCCAAAGCGTTCCTCAATAAATTGTTTTGCTCGATCTACATGGTAAGGTGTCAAAGAAGCATCGCTCGATCCGCGAGGCACAGAAACCATTTCTCCATCTTTCCCGGTGGAGTAAAGTCGTTCCTCGTCTCTATCTTGGCGACACACTCCTTTAACGTAGCCGATGTCATGGCAAACTACGGAGATGATGAAGTGTAACCAGTCTTCACAGGACACTCCACCCTCACGAATGTGTCTCCCCCGTAAGATTTCCTGTCCCACCAGAGCTACTAAGATCGAGTGTTCTACGTTGTGATAGAGGGCATCGCTGTTAGCAATGTTTTCCAGAGCCATAGACCCCGCCCAGGCGATGATGTCTTCGTAGTCGGGCTTATAGCCGCCGTAGGTGCGACGATAGCCTTCACGAATGCTTTGAACAA
This region includes:
- a CDS encoding phosphoglucomutase/phosphomannomutase family protein; protein product: MSVASSSNKIKFGTDGWRGIIASDFTFSNVCKVTRAIASYLETAYSKDRPVLIAYDTRFLADQFARTAAEVLVDLGWTVKIVDRDCPTPVIAYNAKILNSAGALMFTASHNPAPYCGIKYIPDYAGPATPEITDTIVANIEGASDEPASGKNTDKISTFDPKPDYLQFIYTLLDVERIKSAGLNVKYDALYSTSRGYLDTVLEHCGCEIESFHTHRDVLFGGGMPEPKGEQLEELVEAVRRDQADLGLATDGDSDRFGIVDEQGNVLTPNTVLLLLARHLIKNKGKTGAIVRTVATTHLLDNFAAKYGLEIYETAVGFKYIGEKMRETQVLIGGEESGGLSIVGHIPEKDGILADMLVAEAIAYEGKPLSQLVEEAIAEADGPLYNQRLDLHLEDAHKAAVIDSFTKNPPTEVAGIKVKEVGRKDGIKLYLEDGSWVLLRPSGTEPLMRVYLETNSPEKQSQIAQQMEQTINKLEPAKV
- a CDS encoding Npun_F5560 family protein; protein product: MSQTDTPTLQTLQVDVTRLREELQMRDQLVQQLSQELFRLVKGNANFMPKPEVSERHMAQMRALREQLQEVEQQVTFYQEQITSRDTEIYQLRQSVQELTDRSRMLEQVVQELPQIYKQKFAERMAPVREKVAMLQRENRQLHAELQSVSYRLAIRTRRTTTTGIDLPSFPRMGNAPGPIPTFGHA
- the tsaB gene encoding tRNA (adenosine(37)-N6)-threonylcarbamoyltransferase complex dimerization subunit type 1 TsaB yields the protein MDSVQFNSNKYGLALHTSSPELGLALSNFAGNSRSSTWDLGRDLSSHLHQHLAEFMQPQTWADLAFIAVAIGPGSFTSTRIGVVTARTLGQQLNIPVFAISTLAAVAWSHLGLAKDNGKNAIAIQMPAQRGQLFAAIYQVSPSGSGLTQLLPDTVLTPTAWHQTLETQSNTSYQLIDIPAGGGLGDSVSSVLELAYLDWQKEKRPHWSEALPFYGQHPVEDKPAG
- a CDS encoding ABC transporter permease: MNWWQKLKNNPLARSGAVLLIVFYLAVIFADFVAPYRPCDTYDLSNGLCDVQPNTSLLEPTKIYWRNQAGEFIGPHVYPTTQGPTDIETGDRKLTVNFQKPSPVRFFVRGAKYQLFQLRLPLPPKFDEVEIFPGIPLDWHLFGAVGEGKLNLLGTDEQGRDQFSRLLHGGRISLSIGLVGIIISFPLGMLAGGISGYVGGWVDGILMRAVEVLMTIPSLYLLVSLAAVLPLGLSSAQRFLLIVLITSFIGWAGLARVIRGQVLSIKEREFVQAARAMGAKPLYIIVRHVLPQTATYIIISATLAVPGFIVAESVLSLIGLGIQQPDPSWGNMLSLATNASILVLQPWLIWPPALLIILTVLAFNLLGDGLRDALDPRSLRR
- a CDS encoding Npun_R2479 family HD domain-containing metalloprotein; the protein is MFNATEILIDSFVQSIREGYRRTYGGYKPDYEDIIAWAGSMALENIANSDALYHNVEHSILVALVGQEILRGRHIREGGVSCEDWLHFIISVVCHDIGYVKGVCRQDRDEERLYSTGKDGEMVSVPRGSSDASLTPYHVDRAKQFIEERFGGHKLIDAEVIKHNIELTRFPVPTAEDHQDTVNYPGLVRASDLIGQLSDPRYLKKIGALYYEFEETGVNKALNYKHPGDLRRNYPKFYWHGVFPYIQDALRYLQLTQQGKQIIANLYSNVFVVEHESAEDERRQLEGQLR